In Polyangium spumosum, the DNA window CTCTTGACGGGCAAATCACCGTTCGCGGCGCCGTCGATGAGCGCCGTGACCACGGCGATCGTCGGCACGAGCCCGCCGCCGCTCGTGGTGCCCGGGCTGCCGGAGGGGACACGAAAGCCGATCGAGGCCGTGCTCCGGAAGGCGCTCGAAAAGCAGCGGGAGGACCGGTTCGCGCACGCGGGCGAGCTCGCCGCGGCGCTCTCGCGGGCGCGGGCGTCCGGATCGCGGTGGTGGAGGCTCGCGCGCGTCGTGCTGGGCCTCGTCGGGCTTCTTTTCGTGCTGACGCTGCTCCCGCGGGGCGATATCCGCGAATGGAGACCTTTCTCGAGCGACGAGCCGGAGGCCGATGCGAAGGACTCCGCGCCCGAGGACGCGCGGCCTGCCATTGCGGTCCTGCCTTTCGAGAACCTCACGGGAGATCCTGCGTGGGACGGGCTCGCGAAGAGCGCGCCCGAGGCGCTCCGGGGCGGGATGCGGGCCATGCGGGGCGCGCGGCTCGTCGACGAGGCCGACCTGGATCGTGAAGAGGCGCGGGACGCGGGGGTCACGTTCTGGGTGCGGGGCAGCGTGCAGCGGGTCGGGGCGCGGATCCGGCTCTCGGCGCAGCTCGAGCCGCTCGACGCGGACGCAGGCGCGGCGCCGGGGCAGCCCATCGAGATCGACGGCGTCGAGGCCGATACGACGGGCGCCCTCGAAGCGCTGCGCGTGCGCGCGCTCGACGAGGCGAGGTTTTTCGTGCGCGCGCTCGAGCGGAGGCGTCGCGCTCTGCGCGGGACGAGCGTCGCCGCGGCGCGGGAGAAGCTCCTCGTGTACGAAGCGATGAGCGGGCCGGCGCCGAGGCCAGGGACGTTCGATACAGGCCTCGCGCTGCTCGACGAGGCGCTCGCCGCCGATCCGGCGTACGTGCCGGCGATCGTGGCCCGCGCGCACCTTCAATGGCAAGGCGCAGGGAAGGGGACGGACGCGGAGCGAATGGCGCGGGCGCTCGATGCGCTCGATCGGGCCGTCCAGCTCGCGCCCTCGGACGGCCTCGCCCACGAGACCCGATGCCGCGTGGCGCGTGGCGCGGTAGAGCTCGTGGATCGGCCGACGGATCACGAGTTCGACAGGGCCGTCGAGGCCTGCAACCTCGCGCTGCGCGCCGACCCGGCGAGCGCGGAGGCGCGGATCGCGCTCGCCAAGCTCGAAGATCGGCGCTGCCGGGACGAGGAGGCGATGCGATGGCTCGAGGAGAGCGTCGAGCTCGATCGGACGGTGTCCGGCAAGGCGCTCGAGCACCTCGTATCGCTGGCCTTGCAAAACGACAGGCTCGCGATCGCCGATCGCACGAGCGCGCAGCTCGTGGCGTTCCAGGAGGAGGAGCGGAGGCTCGGCCCCGCCGCGCTCGGTCGGCGCGCCGGCCAGCCTGCGGTGCGAGGCGCGTATTTCTTCCGCGGGGTCACGCTGCTGCGGCTCGGAGAGGCGAGCGAGGCGGCGGAGGCATTTCGGCGGGAAATGGCCGACGTGACCGCCAGCCGGAGCGATACGTGGGCCGAGGCCGCGTCGATCCGCGGGCTCTTGCGGATCGCCGAGCAAAAACACGAGGCCCCGGCCGCGGAGCTCGTGCGGCGGCTCGATCGAATCGAGGCGGGCTTTCGAGGCAAGGGCGACGGGGCCGCGCGGATCCTGGTGAGCGCGTATTCGTTCGTGGATCCCGCGGCGGCATTGCCCTGGATCGAGTCGTCGATCGTGGGGGAGGGGTGCGAGGCGGCGGTGGATCGGGCGACGGCGTATCAAGCCGCGAAGAAGCTCGACGAAGCCCGGCGGAGCCTCTCGGCTTGCAAGGACGGCTTCGCCTGGGAGCGATCCTGCGTGGAGGCCTTGCGCCCCATGCTCGGGCCTTGAAGCGCCGCCCGATCAATCCTCGTCCTTGCCCGCGCCGCCCATCAGCCGATCCACGCGCCGCTTCATCATGATACGCGTGATCCCGAGCAGCCGCGCCGCCTCGCTCACGTTGCCCTTCGCCCGGCTCATGGCCTCCTCCACGAGGTTTTTCTCCGTCGGCTCGAGCTCGGCGAATGACTCGGCCAGGCTCTTGCCACGCGGCTGACCGGGCCTCGGCCGCGCCGCGCCGAGCCGCGGGGAGAGGTCGTGCGCGTCCACGAGCGGCCCGTCCGCGTGGATCACCGCGCGCTCCACCTCGTTGCGGAGCTCGCGCACGTTGCCCGGCCAATCGTGCCCGAGCAGCGCCGCCTGCGCCGCCTCGGTGAAACCCTCGATTCGTTTGCCCATGGTCGACGCCGATCTGCGCGAGAGCGCCATGGCGATCAGCAAGACGTCCTTCTCGCGCTCCCGGAGCGGCGGGACCTCGATCTCGACGACCGCGAGCCGATAGTAGAGATCCTCGCGGAAGCGCTTCTCCGCGATCTCGTGCCGCAGATCCTTGTGCGTCGCGCAGAGGACGCGCACGTCGACCTTCTGCGTCCGCTCCGCGCCGAGCGGCTGGATCTCGCCCTCCTGGAGGGCGCGCAGGAGCTTCGCCTGCGCCGGCAGCGCGAGATCGCCGATCTCGTCGAGGAACAACGTCCCTCCGTCCGCGAGCGCGAATTTGCCGCGCTTTTTGGCGACCGCGCCCGTGAAGGCGCCCTTCTCGTGGCCGAAGAGCTCGCTCTCCAGCATCGTCTCGGGGATCGCCGCGCAGTTCAGGGGCACGAAGGGCCGCGCCGCCCGCGGGCTCGCCTCGTGCAGCGCCCGCGCCACGAGCTCCTTGCCCGAGCCGCTCTCGCCCCGCACGAGCACGCTCACGTGCCCCGCCGCCGCGTATTTCGTGATCTGCGCCCGGAGTCGCGTCATCACCTCGCTCTTGCCGAGGATCTCGTCCGTCACGCCCGCGAGCGCCTCCGCGCGGGCCTCCGCCGCCTGATAGCGCTCGGCGCTCTCCAGGGCCGCGCTGACGAGGTGCCCGAGCGCCGTGAGGTAGGCGAGATCGTCGGGCCCGAAGCGCTCCGCCGCTTGCCGATCGTCGACGTAGAGCAGGCCCACCGGGCGCGCGGAGAGGCCCAGCGGCACGGCCATGGCCGAGAGGATGCGCTCGCGGTGCATCGTCTCGAGCCGCGCGTCGCGCTGGGCGTCGCGCACGATGACGGCCTCGCGCCGGCCGAGCGTCGCCTCGAGCACGGCGCGGGAGAGGACCACGTCCGGCGAGGACCCGCGCCGCGCCCGGCAGAAGCGCCGCACGAGCCCGCGCGACGCGTCGCCGAGCCCCACGAGCGCGCGCTCGCCGCCGAGCACGTCCACGATCGCAGAGAGCATCTCGCCGAGCATCACCTCGGTGTCGCCCATCGCCCCGATCGCGCGGCTCACGTCGAAGAGGAGCGAGAGGCGCCGATCCGCCCCGGCCTCGCGGGGCGGCGGGCCCGCGGCCGTGACCTGGTGGTGGACGATCGTCCGCTCGTCCTCCTCGTGCAGCTCGAGCAGCACGTTGCCGATCTGGATCCGGTCGCCGGCCTCGACCACGCGCGTGGTGACGGGCTCGCCATTCACCCGCGTGCCGTGCCGCGAGCCGAGGTCGCGCACCTCGAAGCCCCTTTCGAAGCGCGTGATCGTGGCGTGCTGGCGCGAGACCTGGTTGTCGTCGAGGATGAGCTCGTTTTGCTCGTGCCGCCCGATCCGCAGGACGTCCGGGAGCGGCATGGAGTAGGCCATCTGGCCCGGCTTGCGCACGACGAGGTGGGGCATGGCGTCTCGCGTGCATGGTAGAACATCGTCCTATTTCGCAGAACGACGTTCTCCAGGTGTGCCGTGGCGGAAGCTCAGGCGTGCTCGGGCGGGCTCGGCACGGGATACGGCGCGGGTGGCTCGGGGACGGGGTAGGCGGCCGGCGGCTCGGGCGTGGCGTAGGCGGCCGGCGGGTCCGGCACGGGGTAGGTGTCGGGGGGAAGGGGCGCTTCGTACGGCGCGGCGGCGGGCGGCGAAGCGGCGGCGGCGACCTGGCGCGGCGCGAGCGGGGAGGCCGGGATCACGGGCGCGGGCGGGAGCACGGGCGGCGGGGGGACGGCCGGCGCCTCCGGGATGGCCGGGCCCTCTCCGGCGCCGGCGGGCGGATCGAGCTTCGGCACCGTCACCTCGGGGAGGGCCGGCATGGGCGGCACCGTCACCTCGGGGATCGCGGGGAGGGGGGCCTCTTTCGTCGAAGTCTCCGGCGTGCGGGTCTCGCTCATGGCCCTTTTCACTTTGTCACGAGGCCTGCCCGGGGGCGAGCGGGGCCTTGGGGCTCCCGCGCCTTTTTATCGGTCGGCGTCCGCGCGCCCCGCGCCTGGGCGAGGGGCCGCGCTGCTCGCACGAGCGCGCCTCGTAGCCACCGCGCCCCGGGATCCTCGTGTGTCCTCTCGTGCCACATCATGGTCATCCCGATTGGCTCGAGGTCGAGCTCGGGGGGAAGCTCGAAGGTCGTGAGCGGCAGGAGCGCGGTGAACGTCGCGGCCACGTGCGCGAGCATCGTGGTCACGTGGTCCGAGCTCGCCACGACGTGCGGCACGACCAGGAAATGCGGCACGGTGAGGGCCACGCGCCGCGCGAGCCCCATCTGCGCGAGCGCGCCGTCCACGATCCCGCCCGGCGTCCCGCGCGGGGAGACGAGCACGTGCGAGAGCTCGGCGTACGTCGACAGATCGAGCCTGCCGCGCGCCGTCGGGTGGCCCGCGCGCGCCACGCCGACGAACGTGTCCCGGAACAGCGCCACGCGGCGCACGTCGAGCGCCGGCGCCTCGTGATCGAAGCGCCCGATCGCCACGTCCGCCTCCCCGTCGCGTAACCTCTCGGCGGCGAGCTGGTCCGTGATCGGCAGTACATGCAGGGTGATCCCCGGCGCCTCGCGGGAGACGATCTCCTCGAGCGTGGGCAAGAGGACGAGCTGCACGTAATCCGTGGCCGAGAGCTTGAGCGTGCGCCGGCTCGTCTTCGGGTCGAACGAGGGCAGCGGCGCGAGCAGCGCCTCGAGCTCCTCCACGACGGCCTGGGCGCGCGGCGCGAGGGCCTCGGCGCGGGGCGTGAGCGTCATCGCGCGGCCGACGCGGACGAGCAGCGGATCGCCGAGCGTCTCGCGCAGCCGAGCGAGCGCGTGGCTCATCGCCGGCTGGCTGATGCCGACGCGCTTGGCGGCCTCCGTGACGCTGCGCTCCTGGAGCAGGGCGGCGAGGGCGACGACGAGGTTCACGTCGATGCCTGCAAGGTTCATCGCCCGAGAGAGCGCTACACCAACCTCAGGCGGGCGAAAAGCCCTGACACTTATGGAAGTGCATCTGTAAAATCAAGCGCTCCACCTGCCCTCGCGGCGGAGGCCGTAACGTGTGTTACGTCGGGTTCGGCCTGTAAAACTTCAGCGTGGCCTCGGCGCTCTTGCGCGCCTGGTCGGCGGGCGCGCCCGAGGCCTCGTGGGCGACGCGCCACGCCTCGCTGCACCCGGCCATGAACTGGCCGCCCTCCGGCGTCTGTCCAAACGCGTCCTTTTCGTGGTCCTCCAGGTACGTGCCGCCGAGGCCCAGGCCGAGGCCGAGGAGCGCGAGATCCCAGCCGAGGCCGACGGCGCCCGGCCCGTATTCGTCCCACATGCCCGGGGGGACGATCGCGGTGTGGTCGAGCTCGAGGACCGTCTCTTCTTTTTCGCCCGCCGAGAGCTGCACGTGGACCTTGCTGGACTCGTCGTCCTTGTTCGGGCCCATCGTCCACGTCACTTCGAGCAAGCGCGGCGGCTCGCAGCGCAAGATCTTGCCGCCGGCGTTGCCTTTGAGCTGGTAAAAACCGCCGAGGCGCAGGTCGCCCTCGAGGGGGAGAAACCAGCGCCGGACGCGCTCGGGATTCGTGATCGCGTCCCAGACGTCCTCGATGGCCGCGTCGTAGCTCCGCTTCAGCCGGACGGTGTGGCCTTCCCCGCCGGGCAGGTTCGCTGGGCGGGTCATCCGGTGGACGGCGTTGATCTCCTTCACGATATCGATCATGGTTTGTCCTTCTCCTCCTTCAGGCGGCGTTCGCGTTTGCCACGCGCGAGCTCGGTGGCCAGCGCGTCGAGGCGCTGCTCCCAGAATCGACGGAAGCGATCGAGCCACAGGTCGACCTCCTTCAAAGGCGTCGGGTCGACGGCATACAACCGGCGCGTGCCTTCGGCCCGGACCGTGGCAAACCCGCTGTCCCGGAGCACCTTGAGGTGCAACGAGACCGCCGGCTGCGAAATCCCGAACTCCCTCTGAATGACCTCGCTGA includes these proteins:
- a CDS encoding serine/threonine-protein kinase translates to MTSPASNPTADEAPEVIPVPAKETLPIGRVLAGRYEIRARLGAGGMGAVYRAHDHELDEDVALKVVLPERLDEPKTLERLRAEVKIARKITHPNVCRVFDLAEDAGLFFLTMELIEGSTLRELIAAGAIAPARALDLLQQVTDGVAAAHEAGIVHHDLKPENVLLRRDDRCVVADFGLARGPENSQSVAGSGFAGTPAYMSPEQVRAEPIDVRSDVFTLGILGFELLTGKSPFAAPSMSAVTTAIVGTSPPPLVVPGLPEGTRKPIEAVLRKALEKQREDRFAHAGELAAALSRARASGSRWWRLARVVLGLVGLLFVLTLLPRGDIREWRPFSSDEPEADAKDSAPEDARPAIAVLPFENLTGDPAWDGLAKSAPEALRGGMRAMRGARLVDEADLDREEARDAGVTFWVRGSVQRVGARIRLSAQLEPLDADAGAAPGQPIEIDGVEADTTGALEALRVRALDEARFFVRALERRRRALRGTSVAAAREKLLVYEAMSGPAPRPGTFDTGLALLDEALAADPAYVPAIVARAHLQWQGAGKGTDAERMARALDALDRAVQLAPSDGLAHETRCRVARGAVELVDRPTDHEFDRAVEACNLALRADPASAEARIALAKLEDRRCRDEEAMRWLEESVELDRTVSGKALEHLVSLALQNDRLAIADRTSAQLVAFQEEERRLGPAALGRRAGQPAVRGAYFFRGVTLLRLGEASEAAEAFRREMADVTASRSDTWAEAASIRGLLRIAEQKHEAPAAELVRRLDRIEAGFRGKGDGAARILVSAYSFVDPAAALPWIESSIVGEGCEAAVDRATAYQAAKKLDEARRSLSACKDGFAWERSCVEALRPMLGP
- a CDS encoding sigma 54-interacting transcriptional regulator, which gives rise to MPHLVVRKPGQMAYSMPLPDVLRIGRHEQNELILDDNQVSRQHATITRFERGFEVRDLGSRHGTRVNGEPVTTRVVEAGDRIQIGNVLLELHEEDERTIVHHQVTAAGPPPREAGADRRLSLLFDVSRAIGAMGDTEVMLGEMLSAIVDVLGGERALVGLGDASRGLVRRFCRARRGSSPDVVLSRAVLEATLGRREAVIVRDAQRDARLETMHRERILSAMAVPLGLSARPVGLLYVDDRQAAERFGPDDLAYLTALGHLVSAALESAERYQAAEARAEALAGVTDEILGKSEVMTRLRAQITKYAAAGHVSVLVRGESGSGKELVARALHEASPRAARPFVPLNCAAIPETMLESELFGHEKGAFTGAVAKKRGKFALADGGTLFLDEIGDLALPAQAKLLRALQEGEIQPLGAERTQKVDVRVLCATHKDLRHEIAEKRFREDLYYRLAVVEIEVPPLREREKDVLLIAMALSRRSASTMGKRIEGFTEAAQAALLGHDWPGNVRELRNEVERAVIHADGPLVDAHDLSPRLGAARPRPGQPRGKSLAESFAELEPTEKNLVEEAMSRAKGNVSEAARLLGITRIMMKRRVDRLMGGAGKDED
- a CDS encoding LysR family transcriptional regulator, with protein sequence MNLAGIDVNLVVALAALLQERSVTEAAKRVGISQPAMSHALARLRETLGDPLLVRVGRAMTLTPRAEALAPRAQAVVEELEALLAPLPSFDPKTSRRTLKLSATDYVQLVLLPTLEEIVSREAPGITLHVLPITDQLAAERLRDGEADVAIGRFDHEAPALDVRRVALFRDTFVGVARAGHPTARGRLDLSTYAELSHVLVSPRGTPGGIVDGALAQMGLARRVALTVPHFLVVPHVVASSDHVTTMLAHVAATFTALLPLTTFELPPELDLEPIGMTMMWHERTHEDPGARWLRGALVRAARPLAQARGARTPTDKKAREPQGPARPRAGLVTK
- a CDS encoding SRPBCC family protein, which translates into the protein MIDIVKEINAVHRMTRPANLPGGEGHTVRLKRSYDAAIEDVWDAITNPERVRRWFLPLEGDLRLGGFYQLKGNAGGKILRCEPPRLLEVTWTMGPNKDDESSKVHVQLSAGEKEETVLELDHTAIVPPGMWDEYGPGAVGLGWDLALLGLGLGLGGTYLEDHEKDAFGQTPEGGQFMAGCSEAWRVAHEASGAPADQARKSAEATLKFYRPNPT
- a CDS encoding metalloregulator ArsR/SmtB family transcription factor; the protein is MEAFDVLGDPVRRRILELLAEGEQTAGSISEVIQREFGISQPAVSLHLKVLRDSGFATVRAEGTRRLYAVDPTPLKEVDLWLDRFRRFWEQRLDALATELARGKRERRLKEEKDKP